The following is a genomic window from Deltaproteobacteria bacterium HGW-Deltaproteobacteria-4.
CGGATCGATTTCAATCCCTTGAGCTTTAAAGTCTGTGCCGAGGGACATACCGATCCCATAGCTGACCTTTGCTTTTTGATCGTTGAGCTCAATCTTTTTTTCTCCCGCACCGCACCCTGCCGCCATCAATACGATACCGGCAGCCAGTGACACTCCTGAAATAAGCCCCTTCATATTGCCTCCTGTTAAATATTTTTACGAAAACATTTATACGCTATTTCCATAGCTGTCAACCGATTTTCCAGACTGGATCTGGCATTCTTCAGGATCACTTTTTTTGAAGGAGGTTAAAGTGTGTCCAGGCAGAGTTGCAGTTGTAATAAAAAGAGGGCGATTATGGGAAAGGAGAAGCGATGAACGGTTAGCGTTTCAGTCGCTGCACCAGATTTTCGGCGAGTTGGCGGTTCGCGCCAGTGAGAAAGCGATTCTGAAAGATGGCATCATCACCAAAGATTACGAAATTCCCTTTCCCTACTTCGCCAAGAGCGATTATTCCGAAGGCTTGCCTGGCGTCCTGCGCAGAGTAGTTGCGATCCTTATTAAGGTCGATCCAGGATTTTTCGCCACTGCTGGCAACGATCCGTGCGAATTTCCCTTCGGTCAACAGGGCCCAGCAGCCGTAGACGGCAAAGTGATCGATTCCGGTAAAGATCGGTTCATGGTCCAAACGTGTGACATGGAAATTGAGCGCTTCGCCATCGATCTGTGCTTGCTCCTCTTCACGAATGACTCCGTTCGAATGGACAACATCAAAGCGGGCCAGTAGCCTGGAGTTGATAGGCGCTACGTGGAGCATGATGGACAGACGCCCGCCCTTTTCGACAAAGGTAAAAAGAGCATCAATCTCCTCCGGGGAAAAAGGGGCAAAGGGGCCGGAGATAACCACGGCATCGACTTCGGCAAGTAGGGCCGGAGTCAGGAGTTCTTTGGCGCTGCGAATTGTGAAACCCTGACCGGCGAAGATTTTGCCGAGCTCAGTCAGGGCAAGCGGACCCTCCTGCAGAGGGAGAAATTTCTCGCCATGCGCTTCATCGAAGAGAACAACAGGTCTTTTGTCCGCGGCAGCGGCGGAGCAGGTGATAGCGATCAAGAGAAGGGTGGCCAGGAAAAGCCGCTGAAAAACAGTCATGAGTAGCTCCTTATTTATTACTTATTAAGTCTTTTATCATGCGCTTCTTCAACAGTCTAGAGAAATCTTTATTATGCCCCGTTCGATTTTTTTTGGTGAAACAAAGCTTTTTCTGCTTTGAGCAGGATTTATTCTTGACTTGAATTGTGTGTTTATTTGATATTGAGTTTTACTCCACTTAGAGGTATTTCCCATGAAGCTGACAACTAAAACCCGTTACGGCGTTCGCGCCCTCTTTGATATGGCCTTTCACGCCGGCACCCTGCCGGTGCAGGTCAAGGATATCTCCCGGCGCCAGGATATCTCCCCCCGTTACCTTGAACAGATATTTCAAGTGCTTAAAAAAGCAGGACTTCTCCACAGCAAGCGCGGGCCGCAAGGGGGGTATTCTCTGGCGCGCCTGCCGGCCGAGATCTCCCTTCTCGATATTATTATTGCGACCGAAGGGAGAATCGCTCTCCTCGATTGCTCCGAGGAGGGGGAGGGGAGGAAGAAGAAGGGAGAGTCGACTCCCTGTGAGCGGATGGAACATTGTGTCACGCAGTCTCTTTGGGCCGAGGCCGGCCAACATCTGGAGACTTACTTTGCGTCGGTCACGCTCAAGGATCTCTGTGACAAAGCGCGAGCCCTTGGTATTGAGCGGGAGCTTGATCACCGCTTCATGTATTTTATCTAGGCCATAAAAGAAGTTGATTTTGACAATCCCGCTTGCCCGGAGCTAACATCTTTGCTGCCCGGCAGGTGGCAAAACGCCTCGGCCCCGGCAAAAATGTCGTGACGGTCCTCTGTAATACGGTGAGCATTATCTTTCCACCGGCATCTACGATTGAAAAGCGCTACTACCCTTCCGCCCGAAAATGTACTGTCCCCATAACGAGACGCCTTCATGCCCGACTTTCGCTGGCAAACCTTTGTCCTGATCATCAGTCTCCTCCTCTGCTCCGTTCTCGGCGCTGCCGCGGCTGAGGTCCGCGGCCGGGTCAGCTGGATCTATGATGGTGATACGATCAAGGTCGACGGGGTCGGCAAGGTACGCTTGCTCGGCATCGATACCCCGGAAAGGAAGGCCTCGGAGCGCGACAAAAGCTTCCGGCGCGCCGGAATTGCTCCCAAACAACTGAGGCGCGGGGCGAAACAAGCAACAGACTTTCTGATCCGCACCGCCAAGGGACAGGTCGTTACTCTGACTTTTGACCGGGAGAGGAGGGATCACTATGGTCGTACTCTTGCTTATGTCACGCTCACTGACGGTCGACTGCTCAACCGCGAACTTCTCCGCGAAGGCTTGGCCTGTGTTTATCGTCGTTTCGATTTTCGCATGAAAGACGATTTTATCCGGGTGGAAGCTGCAGCACGGGCCGGCGGTCATGGCCTTTGGTCTCAAGAATAAAATGTTTCTTTATGGGTCATGAACAGGTCAGCAGGGAGGCAAAGGGATGGAAGGGATACGTTACCGCATCGTCTATCGCGGCGAGGTCGGGCTTGGATTTGATTATGAAGAGATCAGGGAAAGCCTCGTTCGTCTTACCAGGTGGGACGCCAGAAAGGTAGAGCAGCTCCTCGCCAGCAGCGACTGTATCATCAAAAGCGATCTCGATGCCGCCACCGCCGAGCGTATGCTCAAGGCCCTGAATAACAGCGGAATTATCTGTCATAAAGAGCTGATTACTGTGACCTCTCCGGCGGGCGCTTTCGCCGCTGCCATGGCACCGATCGCGATTGTCGGTCAAGAGGCCAGCAGCGCTGCTAAAGAGTCGGACAGCAAGTGCCCCAAATGTGGTTTTCTCCGTGAGGGAAACTTAAGCTGCCCAACGTGCGGTCTTGTCTTTGCCAAGTACGCGCAACTACGCACGGCAGCAGAACAGCCGCCGGTTGTTGCCCCCCGGGCTGTCACCTCGCAGGCGGCGGCGTTGCAGCGCCGTTCCATGCGTCGTGACGACCCTCTTGCGCGCCTCGAACAAAGTCACTCCCTCGGCTATTATCTGGGCAAGCTCCTTCTGGTCTTTGTCGGTGCGCAGTTACTGCGCACCCTCTACGCTGCTGATCTTACCCTCCTCATCGTGTTTCTTCTGCCTCTTGGCTTTGTCCTTTATCTTGGCGTTTTAGGGGCAGTGACAGAACGACCCCTTGGCGAGGTTTTTTCTGAACACCTTTCGCTGCTGCCTCTTCCATCCTTTGACCATGAACGCAGCACTGCGGCGTTGCCCTTTGCCACCTACGGACTACTTTTCCTTCATGCCCTTCTTTATCTGGTCTGGCAACTACGCACCCCCGTAGAAATTCTGGAGAAATACTGGTTCTTCCCGCCCCTTGACGGCAGCGGTTTCAACCTTTTTCTCAGCGCCTTTGCCTCCCTCTTTTTGCATAGCAGCGGCTTTGCTTTTCTCATTGGGCTCTTTTTTTTGTGGATCATCGGTGCCACTCTGGAAATGCGTATCGGCAGCGGCCTTTTGGTCGGGACCTATCTCCTTGCCGGCCTCCTCGTCGCCGGGATCGGCGTTGCCGTGCAGCAGCTCCTTCCCGGCACGACTCTGCCAATTCTCGGGGTCGGCGGTGCGCTTGCCGGGCTCCTTGGCGTCTTTGCCCTTTGCAGCCGTCGGCGCACGATGACTTTTCCACTGCCCTTCTTCGGCCTCGAGGCACTTATTGCCGGAAACTCCTGTCAAGTGCGCTGGAGCTCCCTTCTTATCGCCGGTCTCTTCGTCCTTGCCGATGTGGGTGCTCCGGTCGCCGCAATCAGTACCGGTCGCGGCACTCTTGGTCCGGTGATTCTTTTCAGTGGTTTTCTCGTCGGTTTGCTGGGTGCTAATGTGCTTGGACTTGGTGATAAAGCCGGGGATGAGGAGGACGAACCGGTCCCGGGAAGCCAGCTCTTTACGGCCAACGCAACGACATTGCGACAGCGTCTCGCCGCCAATCCCGATAATCCAGATATTCTGCTTCAGTTAGCGCGGGTTGTTACCGCGGAGAAGCTCACGGATGAAGGCCGAGAGCTCTACCGTCGTGCCATTATCGGCCGACTTTCCAGTAAACCGAGAGAGGCCGCGGAGGTCTATCGCGAATTCAATCTGCGTCATCAGGAAGTCTTTGAAGCGAAATTGACCCTGCGTCTGGCCAACATCTATCTCCGCCAAGGGGACACAGCGATGGCGGCGAGCGTCTTCTCCTCGGTGTGTGATGATGAGCGGGCAACAGCTCAGGAGCTGGAAAAAGCTCTTTATCAATATTGCGTGACGATTGCCAAGCTTGGTCAACTCGACGAAGCGCAGATGACACTGCAGCGGCTCGCTGAAACCTTCCCCGCATCGTCCCTGCTGCCGAAGTTGCGGGAGGTGGTTTACGACGCGGCGCAACCGGAGCCGGAGGGAGCTGGAAGTTAGCTCGAAGCTGCGCAGGCGCCTGCGTCTTTTCAGTTTTTGCCCATTGAGATGCCTTCCCCTCTAAAATTTTTTAGGTTAAACTGCTTTCATCGTGTAGGCATGGAGGATCTATGGTGTGGAAGAAGTGGGGCATGAGCAGGATTGGCTCTGGCTTGATCCTGGGCTTGGCATTGGTCTGTATCTGTGGTTGTCAGCGTGAAGAGCCATTAAAAGTCAAATTGAGCGAGCGTACCGTGGTCACTGACAGCAGTCCCGGGACAGAGACGCAGAAGCCCTTGACCGTCAGTGTCGGTTCGATGATCACCCCCCAGGCCGGCTACGGCTACTATCGTCAGTTGATCGACTACCTGTCCGGTTGTCTGGGGCGAAAGATCGATTCGATCGATCCTGGCAACTACGCCGAGACCAACCGCCTCCTGCAAACCGGCGAAGCCGATTTTGCCTTTGTCTGCGGCGGCCCCTATGTCAGTGGTCACGAGCGCTTCGGACTTGAACTTTTGGTCGCGCCGGTCGTTAACGGGAAAACGGTCTACTACTCCTACCTGATCGTGCCGGCGGAGAGCACGACCCGTCATCTCTCCGATTTGCGCGGCAAAAGCTTCGTCTTTACCGATCCCCAGTCGAACTCCGGCAAGCTGGTGCCGACTGCGATGCTGGCCCGTCTCGGCCAGACCCCGGAGCAATTTTTCAGTTCGATCACCTATACCTACGGACACGACCGATCCATTCAAGCGGTGGCGGATAACATTGTCGACGGTGCTGCCGTCGATAGTCTGATCTGGGAATATATTGCCGTCACCCAGCCCGCCTTGACCGCCAAGACCCGGATTATCGAACGGAGCGAGCCCTTCGGCATTCCGCCGGTGGTGACTTCGCCGCACCTCTCCCCGGAATTGCGCAAGGTGTTGCAGCAAGCCTTGCTGACTATTCACGAAGATCCGCACGGGCTCAAGATTCTCAAAGGGATGAATATTGAACGCTTCGTCCTGATCGACGACAGCGCCTACGACGGTATCCGGCGACTGGAAGGCGAATCCGGTCCTCTCCCGACTCCGACGGCAACCAAATGAGGCTGCAACTCAAAATTATTCTCGCCCTTGGCGTCCTCCTGACGCTCGCCGCTACGGCCAGCATTCTGTACATTAAGCTGCACTTTGCCGATCAGTTGCGCGGTGAACTGGAAAAGCGAGGAGTCTCCATCGCGCGCAATCTTGCGCAACATTCTACCGCCAATCTCCTGGCTCGCGATCGGCTCGCTCTGAAGATGATGGCCGTGGCCCAATCTAAGAGCGAAGCCGATATCGTCTACATTTTTTTTGTCGATTCACGCGGATCGACGGTGCTTGCCCATACCTTCGGCGATAGTTTTCCTGATTCACTGCTGGCAGTTAACCCGATTCCCCTCGGGCAGGAATACAGCATCCGTTATCTGGAAGCGGAGGAGGGACCGCTTTACGATATCGCTATGCAGGTTGAAATGGGAGGTTTGGGACAAGTCCGGGTGGGCCTTTCAGTTGCACCGATCAGCGCTTCCGTGAATCAGCTCAGCGGTGGAATTCTCCTGGTGATCGTACTCTTTGGCATGGTCGCATTGCTGTTGAGTTTGCCAATGACGGCAGGGATTACGCGTCC
Proteins encoded in this region:
- a CDS encoding DUF4350 domain-containing protein, which gives rise to MTVFQRLFLATLLLIAITCSAAAADKRPVVLFDEAHGEKFLPLQEGPLALTELGKIFAGQGFTIRSAKELLTPALLAEVDAVVISGPFAPFSPEEIDALFTFVEKGGRLSIMLHVAPINSRLLARFDVVHSNGVIREEEQAQIDGEALNFHVTRLDHEPIFTGIDHFAVYGCWALLTEGKFARIVASSGEKSWIDLNKDRNYSAQDARQAFGIIALGEVGKGNFVIFGDDAIFQNRFLTGANRQLAENLVQRLKR
- a CDS encoding Rrf2 family transcriptional regulator, yielding MKLTTKTRYGVRALFDMAFHAGTLPVQVKDISRRQDISPRYLEQIFQVLKKAGLLHSKRGPQGGYSLARLPAEISLLDIIIATEGRIALLDCSEEGEGRKKKGESTPCERMEHCVTQSLWAEAGQHLETYFASVTLKDLCDKARALGIERELDHRFMYFI
- a CDS encoding thermonuclease, translating into MPDFRWQTFVLIISLLLCSVLGAAAAEVRGRVSWIYDGDTIKVDGVGKVRLLGIDTPERKASERDKSFRRAGIAPKQLRRGAKQATDFLIRTAKGQVVTLTFDRERRDHYGRTLAYVTLTDGRLLNRELLREGLACVYRRFDFRMKDDFIRVEAAARAGGHGLWSQE
- a CDS encoding phosphate/phosphite/phosphonate ABC transporter substrate-binding protein, which translates into the protein MSRIGSGLILGLALVCICGCQREEPLKVKLSERTVVTDSSPGTETQKPLTVSVGSMITPQAGYGYYRQLIDYLSGCLGRKIDSIDPGNYAETNRLLQTGEADFAFVCGGPYVSGHERFGLELLVAPVVNGKTVYYSYLIVPAESTTRHLSDLRGKSFVFTDPQSNSGKLVPTAMLARLGQTPEQFFSSITYTYGHDRSIQAVADNIVDGAAVDSLIWEYIAVTQPALTAKTRIIERSEPFGIPPVVTSPHLSPELRKVLQQALLTIHEDPHGLKILKGMNIERFVLIDDSAYDGIRRLEGESGPLPTPTATK